The following proteins are co-located in the Paludibaculum fermentans genome:
- a CDS encoding transketolase-like TK C-terminal-containing protein, producing the protein MASSSSTAAHPDIDLELLKRIQQRILWLSTYMIHYANHVRQNPDSLKVGGHQASCASAVSILTAYYFAAAEPDDLISIKPHAAPVYHAIQYLLGNLPQDKLLRLREFGGLQAYPSRLKDPDSFHFSTGSVGFGAVMPHFMSLANHYVTDRFGYAQKHRFLALMGDAELDEGNVWEALGDDNLQSLGNVIWVVDLNRQSLDRVVPNGRAQKLGASLRSFGFHVIEVKYGARLEAAFARPGGPRLRDRIEQMPNDEYQALLRVHSGEELAHQLCTFPDGRDEAVARLLAGESENDLRSLVSDLGGHDLSRLLDAFREAAAITDRPVAIVAYTVKGWGLPLAGDPSNHSRLVTAEQIEQLRGHCGIEEGGEFSAFPAGSPEARACLETRQRLHLDRTAQRPASSPPAHPQAQVPESFAPDYHGEVSTQQALGSILSELTRHPELRARLVTTSPDVAVSTNLGSWIQKVGVYSPQNRIDYFGERSVPVALKWKQGNHGQHVELGISENNFFLMLGALGVSSDLFGVPLVPIGTLYDTFISRGLDALHYAIYNGGKFIVIGTPSGISLGPEGGLHQSLMPPSFGIESPLITYYEPCFAKEVEWILLEGIRRILEDPAAESLFLRLSTVPQRQDLLPHDRPALRQSVLDGGYRLLDYSNRAEYKPGENVVNLFTCGAMVPQAVDAARELAADELFVNVICVTSPDLLHRQWVRANRERMQGRPAAHHLEQLVPRNEAHCPIVTVMDGHPHALSFLGSVFGARTVALGVDRYGQSGSRQELYQHYQIDALSIIRAAIEVLN; encoded by the coding sequence ATGGCCTCATCTTCATCTACGGCAGCGCACCCCGACATTGACCTGGAACTCCTGAAACGCATCCAGCAACGGATCCTGTGGCTCAGCACCTACATGATCCACTACGCCAATCATGTGCGCCAGAATCCCGACTCGCTCAAGGTGGGCGGGCACCAGGCAAGCTGCGCCTCTGCCGTCAGCATCCTCACCGCCTACTATTTCGCCGCCGCCGAGCCGGACGACCTCATCTCCATCAAGCCCCACGCCGCACCCGTCTATCACGCCATTCAATACCTGTTGGGCAACCTGCCCCAGGACAAGCTGCTCCGCTTGCGGGAGTTCGGCGGCCTGCAGGCCTATCCCAGCCGCTTGAAGGATCCTGACTCCTTCCACTTCTCCACCGGCTCCGTCGGCTTCGGCGCGGTCATGCCGCACTTCATGTCGCTCGCCAACCACTATGTGACGGACCGTTTCGGCTATGCCCAAAAGCACCGTTTCCTGGCCCTCATGGGTGACGCCGAGCTCGACGAAGGCAACGTCTGGGAAGCCCTGGGCGACGACAACCTGCAGAGCCTCGGCAATGTGATCTGGGTGGTGGACCTGAATCGCCAAAGCCTCGACCGTGTCGTCCCCAACGGCCGCGCCCAGAAGCTTGGGGCCTCCCTGCGTTCCTTCGGCTTCCACGTCATTGAGGTCAAATACGGCGCCCGGCTGGAGGCCGCCTTTGCCCGTCCAGGCGGTCCACGCCTGCGCGATCGCATCGAGCAGATGCCCAACGACGAATACCAGGCCCTGCTGCGAGTCCATTCGGGCGAAGAACTCGCCCACCAACTCTGTACGTTTCCCGACGGCCGCGATGAGGCCGTAGCCCGGTTGCTGGCCGGCGAATCGGAAAACGATCTCCGAAGCCTGGTCTCCGACCTCGGCGGGCACGACCTCAGCAGGCTGCTCGACGCCTTTCGCGAGGCCGCCGCCATCACAGACCGGCCCGTCGCCATCGTGGCCTATACAGTAAAAGGTTGGGGGCTCCCCCTGGCCGGCGACCCCAGCAACCACTCGCGCCTCGTGACGGCGGAGCAGATCGAGCAACTGCGCGGGCACTGCGGAATCGAGGAGGGCGGCGAGTTCTCGGCGTTCCCCGCCGGATCGCCCGAGGCGCGTGCCTGCCTGGAGACACGCCAGCGGCTGCATCTGGATCGAACCGCGCAGCGTCCCGCCTCCTCACCACCGGCGCACCCGCAAGCGCAAGTTCCGGAGAGCTTCGCGCCCGACTATCACGGCGAGGTCTCCACGCAGCAGGCCCTCGGCTCCATCCTGTCGGAACTCACCCGTCATCCGGAGCTCCGCGCCAGGCTGGTGACCACCAGCCCGGACGTGGCCGTCTCCACCAATCTGGGAAGCTGGATTCAGAAGGTCGGCGTCTACTCGCCCCAGAACCGCATCGACTATTTCGGTGAGCGGTCCGTGCCGGTCGCGCTGAAGTGGAAGCAGGGCAATCACGGCCAGCATGTGGAACTCGGCATCTCCGAGAACAACTTCTTCCTGATGCTCGGAGCCCTGGGCGTCTCGTCAGACCTGTTCGGTGTGCCGCTCGTGCCGATTGGGACGCTCTACGACACCTTCATCTCCCGCGGCCTCGATGCCCTCCACTACGCCATCTATAACGGCGGCAAGTTCATCGTGATCGGAACGCCCTCCGGCATCAGCCTGGGCCCGGAGGGTGGTTTGCACCAGTCCCTCATGCCTCCGTCCTTCGGCATTGAAAGCCCTCTGATCACCTACTACGAGCCTTGCTTCGCCAAGGAGGTGGAGTGGATCCTCCTCGAAGGCATACGCCGCATTCTCGAGGATCCCGCCGCGGAAAGCCTGTTCCTGCGGCTCTCCACCGTGCCGCAACGGCAGGACCTGCTGCCCCACGACCGTCCCGCATTGCGGCAAAGCGTACTCGACGGAGGCTACCGCCTGCTCGACTATTCCAACCGCGCGGAGTACAAACCCGGTGAGAACGTAGTCAACCTCTTCACCTGCGGAGCCATGGTCCCCCAGGCTGTCGACGCCGCCCGCGAACTCGCCGCCGACGAACTGTTCGTAAATGTGATCTGCGTCACCAGCCCGGACCTGCTGCACCGCCAGTGGGTGCGTGCGAATCGGGAACGCATGCAGGGCCGCCCCGCAGCCCACCATCTGGAACAACTGGTGCCCCGCAACGAGGCCCACTGCCCCATCGTGACCGTGATGGACGGCCACCCGCACGCGCTCTCCTTCCTGGGCAGCGTCTTCGGAGCCAGGACGGTAGCACTGGGCGTGGACCGCTACGGCCAATCCGGCTCCAGGCAGGAACTCTATCAGCACTACCAGATCGATGCCCTGTCCATCATCCGCGCAGCCATCGAAGTGCTGAACTGA
- a CDS encoding ankyrin repeat domain-containing protein: protein MRTIITLLASLAVAHAAEVHQAARTCNTERMRQVLAQHPALNEPDENGLPPLHIAIDARQRACVWMLLEAGADRKALDRQGRTPFDAAARIADAEDRSRIEYMLRNIGAPSSRAQSAPAPWSLEYAAKHGQPGVTKMLLSLGADPNTAGTGGTTPLAEAALKGDLESVRALLARGAKPAAISRIGTQPIHDAALGDHPEIIRELVRQGAEVNARTRDEAQTPLHVAAAMGRTKATEALVALGADLTLKDAQGRTPLETAERAGFPNLAAILKRPTPAK, encoded by the coding sequence ATGCGAACGATCATCACTCTGCTCGCGTCTCTGGCGGTAGCCCACGCTGCCGAAGTCCATCAGGCCGCGCGCACTTGCAACACCGAACGCATGCGGCAGGTGCTCGCTCAGCACCCGGCATTGAACGAACCGGACGAAAACGGCTTGCCTCCATTGCACATTGCCATCGACGCCCGCCAGAGGGCCTGTGTCTGGATGTTGCTCGAAGCCGGCGCCGATCGCAAAGCCCTCGACCGGCAAGGCCGGACCCCCTTCGACGCCGCTGCCCGGATTGCTGACGCGGAGGACCGGAGCAGGATCGAATACATGCTCCGGAATATCGGAGCACCGTCGTCGCGGGCACAGTCCGCGCCGGCTCCGTGGTCCCTCGAGTATGCCGCCAAACACGGTCAGCCCGGCGTCACGAAGATGCTCCTCTCTCTGGGTGCCGATCCGAACACCGCCGGCACCGGAGGCACAACACCTCTAGCCGAGGCCGCCTTGAAGGGCGATCTCGAAAGTGTGCGCGCGCTGCTGGCCCGCGGAGCCAAGCCCGCAGCCATCAGCCGGATCGGCACGCAGCCGATCCACGACGCCGCCCTGGGAGATCATCCGGAAATCATTCGCGAACTCGTAAGGCAGGGAGCAGAAGTGAACGCCCGCACAAGGGACGAGGCCCAGACCCCGCTACACGTGGCCGCCGCCATGGGCCGGACGAAAGCAACAGAAGCACTAGTGGCGCTAGGCGCGGATCTGACCCTGAAAGACGCTCAAGGGCGCACACCGCTGGAAACGGCGGAGCGAGCCGGCTTCCCGAATCTCGCCGCCATTCTCAAACGCCCCACGCCTGCAAAGTGA
- a CDS encoding IS481 family transposase, with translation MDQRVQLLQEYDEGETVTALAEAYGVSRKTVHKWIKRREEEGVAGLQDRSRAPHTSPQEVSQEVIERILAERRKWNWGPRKLLRKLAEAEPERKHWPAPSTIAMILKRAGLSVTRKRRLRTPPFGQPFASVDGPNRTWCADFKGWFRTGDGVRCDPLTITDAHSRYLLRCQITPKTDGKHAAAIFEAAFREYGLPEVIRTDNGTPFSTRAPGGLSRLSMRWVRLGILPERTAPASPQENGRHERMHRTLKQDTLNPPAANPRQQQKRFHDFQRIYNEQRPHEALDYDTPAKHYQPSLRPMPRRIPEVEYPAGLVLRRIQNHGDLYYKDQRIFISEIFARQLLGLRQVDDRYFEVFYGMLLLGWLDIERNRFMRKKPKALEQQDDESAAVPAAE, from the coding sequence ATGGACCAACGGGTTCAACTATTGCAGGAGTACGACGAAGGCGAGACCGTGACCGCACTGGCGGAAGCCTATGGCGTATCGAGAAAGACGGTCCACAAGTGGATCAAGCGTCGAGAGGAGGAAGGCGTGGCCGGTTTGCAGGACCGCAGCCGGGCGCCTCATACCAGCCCGCAGGAAGTCAGTCAGGAAGTCATAGAGCGCATCCTGGCTGAGCGGCGGAAGTGGAACTGGGGCCCGCGCAAGCTATTGAGGAAGTTGGCCGAGGCGGAGCCGGAGAGGAAGCACTGGCCGGCGCCCAGCACCATCGCCATGATCCTGAAAAGAGCGGGTCTGAGTGTCACACGAAAGCGACGCTTGCGGACGCCGCCCTTCGGGCAGCCCTTTGCGTCCGTGGATGGACCCAATCGGACGTGGTGCGCGGACTTCAAGGGTTGGTTCCGTACAGGTGATGGCGTGCGTTGCGATCCATTGACCATCACGGACGCCCACAGCAGGTACTTGCTGCGCTGCCAAATTACGCCGAAGACGGATGGAAAGCATGCGGCTGCGATCTTCGAGGCGGCGTTTCGAGAGTACGGTCTGCCGGAGGTGATTCGTACGGACAATGGCACGCCGTTTTCGACGCGGGCGCCTGGCGGACTCAGTCGGTTGTCGATGCGCTGGGTTCGGCTGGGCATTCTGCCGGAGCGCACAGCACCGGCCTCACCGCAGGAAAACGGCCGCCACGAGCGCATGCATCGGACGTTGAAACAGGACACGCTGAATCCGCCGGCGGCCAACCCGCGCCAGCAGCAGAAGCGATTTCACGACTTTCAAAGGATCTACAACGAGCAGCGGCCCCATGAAGCCCTGGACTACGATACGCCGGCAAAACACTATCAGCCGTCGTTGCGCCCGATGCCACGTCGGATCCCGGAGGTGGAGTACCCGGCAGGGCTCGTGCTACGACGGATCCAGAATCACGGAGATCTCTACTACAAGGATCAGAGGATTTTCATCAGCGAGATCTTTGCGCGTCAGTTGCTTGGACTGCGGCAGGTTGACGATCGCTATTTCGAAGTGTTCTACGGCATGCTGTTGCTCGGCTGGCTGGACATAGAGCGTAATCGGTTTATGAGGAAGAAGCCGAAGGCGCTGGAGCAACAGGACGACGAATCCGCGGCGGTGCCGGCCGCTGAGTAA
- a CDS encoding tetratricopeptide repeat protein, with translation MDPDNPVVRLCVKGMECEFAGDFVGAARSFLTAWNQSTDDFERCIAAHYMARHQETPAGGLAWNQKSLNHAAAVDDDRVRDFYPSLYLNLGKSHEDLGNREEAKHFYELAAKVADALAEGRYGGVVRDAVARALLRVA, from the coding sequence ATGGATCCGGACAACCCCGTAGTGCGCCTCTGCGTCAAGGGCATGGAGTGCGAGTTCGCCGGCGATTTCGTCGGCGCGGCCCGGTCGTTTCTAACCGCCTGGAACCAGAGCACGGACGACTTCGAGCGCTGCATCGCCGCCCACTACATGGCCCGCCATCAGGAGACGCCGGCCGGCGGCTTGGCGTGGAACCAAAAGTCTCTCAATCACGCGGCGGCTGTCGACGATGACCGGGTTCGCGACTTCTATCCCTCGCTCTATCTGAACCTCGGCAAATCCCACGAAGACCTGGGCAACCGTGAGGAAGCAAAGCATTTCTACGAACTGGCCGCCAAGGTGGCCGATGCCCTGGCCGAAGGAAGATATGGCGGTGTCGTTCGCGACGCGGTAGCCCGAGCCCTGCTGCGCGTCGCCTAA
- a CDS encoding 3-keto-disaccharide hydrolase, which produces MKILRLFLFALIAVLSAAAQAPSLEDALAKPILAANQPLVEVQVYTASHVKSMPLVSSAQQWTQAKEELRQRVLKDVVLRGEGRKWAEAKTRVEWLDVIPGNGYRIRKLRYEVIPGLWIPALLYEPEKLAGKVPVILNTNGHEGAGVANDYIQIRCINQAKKGALALNFEWLGLGQLKADGFSHTRTNQLDLLGTNGVALHYLSQKRGLDILLAQPNADPARVAVTGLSGGGWQTIFISSLDPRVTVAIPVAGYSSFVTRAQFPDQDLGDSEQTPVDLASIADYTTLTAMRAPKPTMISNNAYDNCCFRGDYANAPLIWAARPYYALYGAADKLTAHINFDPGHNYGQENREAFYRFVRDNFYGGAEQAFSEKEIPSESDVRTPEQLRVELPADNIDIHRLALKLSEGLPRKTGAAKLSDVVKAHVYKVSATEAGTGQEVEGIPVRTWRLRLDNDWTLPVVEMGDPSNQKVTLLMGDQGRAALAAEVRRLVKQEGRRVIAVDPFYFGESRIAKRDWLFALLISSVGDRPLGIQASQIAAVARWAKVGVTVESFGPRTSLIAAVAAELDPKAIPATKTHGELSSLHDVLRSDMTVDKFPEFFTFGLLEAWDLPGANQWQSLFDGKTSAGWRTLARPQFPANGGWTVEDGTIQSVAKGKRADISTERSFRNFELMFDWKLAKGTNSGVKYLVFGMRPNPEVGRIDPEVPKALGLELQLIDDERVADAKVEPSHGTGALYLFAAPTVKLPPLPIEQWHSARILVQGSHVEHWLDGVKVLDADLEAEALRRTMAAQGREDIPKLKNLDELKADPSKRYPLVITHHGGDAWYRNIRIRELE; this is translated from the coding sequence ATGAAGATCCTTCGGCTGTTCCTCTTCGCGTTGATCGCAGTCCTGTCCGCCGCCGCACAAGCTCCCAGCCTGGAAGACGCACTGGCTAAGCCGATTCTGGCTGCCAACCAGCCGCTGGTGGAGGTTCAGGTCTACACCGCTTCCCACGTGAAGTCGATGCCCCTGGTGAGCAGCGCGCAGCAGTGGACGCAGGCGAAAGAGGAGCTGCGGCAGCGTGTGCTGAAGGATGTCGTACTGCGCGGGGAGGGCCGGAAGTGGGCGGAGGCGAAGACGCGAGTGGAGTGGCTGGACGTGATCCCGGGCAACGGCTACCGCATCAGGAAGCTGCGGTACGAGGTGATTCCGGGACTATGGATTCCGGCGCTGTTGTATGAGCCGGAGAAGCTCGCGGGCAAGGTTCCGGTGATCCTGAACACGAACGGCCATGAGGGCGCCGGCGTGGCGAACGACTACATTCAGATCCGCTGTATCAACCAGGCGAAAAAGGGCGCGCTCGCGCTCAATTTCGAATGGCTGGGCCTGGGTCAGCTGAAGGCGGACGGCTTCAGCCATACGCGGACCAACCAACTGGATCTGCTGGGGACCAATGGCGTCGCGCTGCACTACCTTTCCCAGAAGCGCGGGCTCGACATCCTGCTGGCGCAGCCGAACGCGGACCCTGCCCGCGTGGCGGTGACCGGTCTTTCCGGCGGCGGCTGGCAGACTATCTTCATCAGTTCGCTGGATCCACGGGTGACTGTTGCCATTCCCGTGGCGGGGTATTCAAGCTTTGTGACGCGCGCACAATTTCCGGACCAGGACCTGGGCGACAGTGAGCAGACTCCGGTGGACCTGGCGAGCATTGCGGATTACACGACGCTGACGGCGATGCGGGCTCCGAAGCCCACGATGATCAGCAATAACGCGTACGACAATTGCTGTTTCCGGGGCGACTATGCGAACGCCCCGCTGATCTGGGCGGCGCGCCCCTACTACGCGCTGTATGGCGCCGCGGACAAGCTGACGGCGCATATCAATTTCGATCCGGGGCACAACTACGGCCAGGAGAACCGGGAGGCGTTCTATCGCTTCGTCCGCGACAATTTCTATGGCGGCGCTGAGCAGGCGTTCTCCGAGAAGGAGATTCCGTCCGAGAGCGACGTCCGGACGCCGGAGCAGTTGCGGGTCGAACTGCCGGCTGACAACATTGATATCCACAGGCTCGCGCTGAAGCTGAGCGAAGGACTGCCGCGCAAGACAGGGGCCGCGAAGCTGTCGGACGTCGTCAAAGCGCATGTGTACAAAGTGAGCGCGACGGAGGCCGGGACCGGGCAGGAAGTGGAGGGGATTCCCGTTCGCACCTGGCGGCTGCGGCTCGACAACGACTGGACGCTGCCAGTGGTCGAGATGGGCGATCCGTCGAATCAGAAGGTCACCTTGCTGATGGGCGACCAGGGCCGGGCCGCGCTGGCGGCGGAAGTCCGCAGGCTGGTGAAGCAGGAGGGCCGCCGGGTGATCGCGGTGGATCCCTTCTACTTTGGCGAATCGAGGATTGCGAAACGCGACTGGCTGTTCGCGCTGCTGATCTCCTCCGTGGGCGACCGTCCGCTGGGAATCCAGGCCAGCCAGATTGCGGCAGTTGCTCGCTGGGCGAAAGTCGGGGTGACGGTGGAATCCTTCGGGCCTCGCACCAGCCTGATCGCCGCGGTGGCGGCCGAGCTGGATCCGAAAGCCATCCCGGCGACGAAGACCCATGGAGAGTTGTCGTCCTTGCACGACGTGCTACGCAGCGACATGACGGTGGACAAGTTCCCGGAGTTTTTCACTTTCGGCCTGCTGGAAGCCTGGGATCTGCCTGGCGCCAACCAGTGGCAGTCCCTGTTCGACGGCAAGACCTCAGCCGGCTGGCGGACACTCGCGAGGCCGCAGTTCCCGGCCAATGGAGGGTGGACGGTAGAGGACGGGACGATCCAATCGGTCGCCAAGGGCAAGCGGGCCGATATCTCCACGGAACGCAGCTTCCGTAACTTCGAGCTGATGTTCGACTGGAAGCTGGCGAAAGGCACCAACAGCGGGGTGAAGTACCTGGTATTCGGCATGCGGCCGAATCCGGAGGTGGGGCGGATCGATCCGGAGGTGCCCAAGGCCCTGGGGCTGGAGCTGCAACTGATCGACGACGAACGAGTGGCCGATGCCAAGGTGGAACCGAGCCATGGAACCGGAGCGCTGTACCTGTTCGCAGCACCCACGGTGAAGCTGCCGCCGCTGCCGATCGAGCAGTGGCACTCGGCGCGGATCCTGGTGCAGGGTAGTCACGTGGAGCACTGGCTGGACGGGGTGAAAGTGCTCGACGCCGATCTGGAAGCGGAGGCGCTGCGCAGGACCATGGCGGCACAGGGGCGGGAAGATATCCCGAAGCTGAAGAATCTGGACGAGCTGAAGGCCGACCCCTCAAAGAGGTACCCGCTGGTGATCACGCATCACGGCGGGGACGCCTGGTATCGCAATATCCGGATTCGAGAGCTGGAGTAG
- a CDS encoding 3'-5' exonuclease: protein MSWPPETPNEQVRFVVLDSETTGLDPRKDRIVTIGAIAIVNNEILLEDSFEAMVKVAYNSSAVTVHGVTREQSLAGLDEREALEKFLTYLGDGVIVGHHISHDVETFNAGYERHFGFRLQNSSLDTMDLTLHLERDGAFAGRDPIQQFSLDALCTLFGIIPHDRHTAAGDAFMTALVFQRLLRLAAKHGRTSLARLTEPFVP, encoded by the coding sequence TTGAGCTGGCCACCCGAAACACCCAACGAGCAGGTCCGCTTCGTCGTCCTCGACTCCGAAACGACCGGCCTGGACCCGCGCAAGGACCGCATCGTCACCATCGGCGCCATCGCCATCGTCAACAACGAGATTTTGCTCGAGGATTCGTTCGAGGCCATGGTGAAGGTGGCCTACAACTCCAGCGCCGTGACGGTGCACGGGGTCACCCGTGAACAAAGCTTGGCGGGCCTCGACGAACGAGAGGCCTTGGAGAAGTTCCTCACCTACCTGGGGGACGGCGTCATTGTCGGCCACCACATCAGTCACGACGTCGAAACCTTCAACGCCGGCTACGAGCGCCACTTCGGCTTTCGATTGCAGAACTCCAGCCTGGATACGATGGACCTCACCCTGCACCTCGAACGCGACGGAGCCTTCGCCGGTCGCGACCCCATCCAACAGTTCTCCCTCGATGCCCTGTGTACGCTCTTCGGCATCATCCCCCACGACCGGCACACCGCCGCCGGCGACGCCTTCATGACGGCCCTGGTCTTCCAGCGCCTGCTCCGCCTCGCCGCAAAGCACGGCCGGACCAGCCTGGCACGCCTGACAGAACCCTTCGTACCCTAA
- a CDS encoding putative nucleotidyltransferase substrate binding domain-containing protein has protein sequence MQTAAIAYRVADFLKQHPPFEFMDVADLVALVARGRVKFHEADEYICWQSAPHAALFYVIQQGSVSLWDESATPPVLRDIRGAGDCIGLERFNGAPANLFSAKATSDVVLYALYAADFEPLLQRYPRAGKFVVAYSTVTADYEAPGERPYPHQIFLSDLLRDRAPLHCPGSTPLQVAARLLHESGAQAIALTHAGAFAAILTSGDVLKWVAAGASNPRQPALNIVNPESVTVSPSTLVSDCVLAMAEVGAYAAALTSDGSPHSALQRIITIPSLTPAFGDHPVAILREIAAAPNVASLRALNERARAWILDNLSAPAAADWLAAFSDFVNRSIVKRLLALLHLDQAGQCWCFYGTAGRHELLTSIAPSIAIIGTSPVSPSLEAALAECGYLSAEAPAAAGLDEWKDRFSGWIRDPIRREMYRSRPFFDLRPVHGPELAFNHLESHIRAELAAEAGFLQLLANDCLANLPPLTFFRDLVVEESGEVTDTFRLESSALQPLADVARVFSLAAGHPLGASTRTRFEAAAGLLPAQQSIFHEAAGTMSVMLFHQARAGLRQRTSGAELPLPLLSRHDRQVIKSGFRSIHKLLEFTASWAWLEAV, from the coding sequence ATGCAAACCGCCGCAATTGCCTACCGCGTCGCGGATTTCCTCAAGCAACACCCGCCATTCGAGTTCATGGACGTGGCCGATCTTGTCGCCCTGGTCGCGCGCGGCCGGGTGAAGTTCCACGAAGCCGACGAGTACATCTGCTGGCAGTCCGCGCCGCACGCCGCCCTGTTCTACGTCATCCAGCAGGGCTCCGTGTCTCTCTGGGACGAATCCGCCACCCCGCCCGTCCTCCGCGACATCCGGGGCGCCGGCGATTGCATCGGGCTTGAGCGCTTCAACGGAGCCCCCGCCAATCTCTTCTCCGCCAAAGCCACCAGCGACGTCGTTCTCTACGCCCTCTATGCCGCCGACTTCGAACCCCTGCTCCAGCGCTACCCCCGTGCCGGCAAGTTTGTCGTCGCCTACTCCACCGTCACAGCCGACTACGAAGCCCCAGGCGAGCGGCCCTACCCCCACCAGATCTTCCTCTCTGACCTGCTGCGCGATCGAGCCCCCTTGCACTGCCCAGGTTCCACGCCCCTCCAGGTGGCCGCCCGCCTCCTGCACGAATCCGGCGCGCAAGCCATTGCCTTGACCCACGCCGGAGCGTTCGCCGCCATCCTCACCTCCGGCGACGTGCTGAAATGGGTCGCGGCCGGCGCTTCGAACCCACGGCAGCCGGCACTCAATATCGTCAATCCGGAATCGGTCACCGTCTCCCCTTCCACCCTGGTGAGCGATTGCGTCCTCGCCATGGCGGAAGTCGGCGCCTATGCGGCCGCTCTCACCAGCGACGGTTCACCGCACAGCGCCCTGCAGCGGATCATCACGATTCCCAGCCTCACGCCGGCGTTCGGCGATCATCCGGTCGCCATCCTGCGCGAAATTGCGGCAGCGCCCAATGTCGCTTCGCTCCGCGCCCTCAACGAACGCGCTCGTGCCTGGATTCTCGACAACCTCTCCGCGCCGGCCGCCGCCGATTGGCTCGCCGCCTTCTCTGATTTCGTCAACCGCAGCATCGTCAAACGTCTTCTCGCTCTCCTCCACCTCGATCAGGCCGGTCAGTGCTGGTGCTTCTACGGCACCGCCGGACGCCACGAACTCCTCACTTCCATCGCCCCGTCCATCGCAATCATCGGAACCTCGCCCGTATCCCCCTCTCTTGAAGCCGCGCTGGCCGAATGCGGCTACCTCTCCGCCGAAGCGCCCGCCGCCGCCGGTCTCGACGAATGGAAGGACCGCTTCTCCGGCTGGATCCGCGATCCCATCCGCCGTGAGATGTACCGCTCGCGCCCGTTCTTCGATCTCCGCCCGGTGCATGGCCCGGAACTCGCGTTCAACCACCTGGAATCGCACATTCGCGCCGAGCTCGCCGCCGAGGCCGGCTTCCTCCAGCTTCTGGCCAACGATTGCCTCGCCAACCTCCCGCCCCTGACCTTCTTCCGCGATCTCGTCGTCGAAGAATCCGGCGAGGTCACGGACACATTCCGCCTGGAAAGCAGCGCCCTGCAACCCCTCGCCGATGTCGCCCGGGTCTTCAGCCTGGCGGCCGGCCATCCCCTCGGCGCCTCCACCCGGACCCGGTTCGAGGCAGCGGCCGGTCTCCTGCCCGCCCAGCAGAGCATCTTCCACGAGGCCGCCGGCACAATGAGCGTCATGCTCTTCCACCAGGCTCGCGCCGGTTTGCGCCAGCGCACCAGCGGCGCCGAATTGCCGCTCCCCTTGTTGAGCCGCCACGACCGCCAGGTGATCAAGAGCGGATTCCGTTCCATCCACAAACTGCTCGAATTCACCGCATCCTGGGCATGGTTGGAGGCGGTTTGA